In Trifolium pratense cultivar HEN17-A07 linkage group LG7, ARS_RC_1.1, whole genome shotgun sequence, a genomic segment contains:
- the LOC123899644 gene encoding cytokinin riboside 5'-monophosphate phosphoribohydrolase LOG1-like produces MERGNEMKLSKFKTICVFCGSSPGNKTSYKDAAIELGRELVSRNIDLVYGGGSIGLMGLISQAVYNGGGHVIGVIPKTLMPRELTGETVGEVKAVADMHQRKAEMARNSDAFIALPGGYGTLEELLEVITWAQLGIHDKPVGLLNVDGYYNSFLSFIDNAVEEGFISPTARHIIVSAPTPKELVKNMEEYFPQHERVASKLSWESEQLD; encoded by the exons atggagAGAGGGAATGAGATGAAGTTATCAAAGTTTAAGACAATTTGTGTGTTTTGTGGTAGTAGTCCTGGTAATAAAACTAGCTATAAGGATGCTGCTATTGAACTTGGAAGAGAATTG GTGTCAAGAAATATTGATTTAGTTTATGGAGGAGGGAGCATTGGTTTGATGGGGTTGATTTCTCAAGCTGTTTACAATGGTGGTGGACATGTAATTGG aGTGATTCCCAAAACACTTATGCCAAGAGAG CTTACTGGAGAAACAGTGGGGGAAGTGAAGGCAGTAGCTGACATGCATCAAAGGAAAGCTGAGATGGCTAGAAATTCTGATGCCTTTATTGCCTTACCAG GTGGCTATGGGACACTTGAGGAGCTCCTTGAGGTGATAACATGGGCTCAACTTGGCATCCATGATAAACct GTGGGTTTGCTGAATGTTGATGGATACTACAATTCCTTTTTGTCTTTCATCGACAATGCTGTGGAGGAAGGGTTCATTAGCCCCACAGCTCGTCATATCATTGTATCTGCCCCAACACCAAAAGAGCTTGTCAAAAATATGGAG GAATATTTCCCACAACATGAAAGAGTTGCCTCCAAGCTAAGCTGGGAAAGTGAGCAGCTAGATTAG
- the LOC123899645 gene encoding mediator of RNA polymerase II transcription subunit 7a-like has translation MATATYPPPPPFYRLYKDYTQDPQSAPEPPPPIEGTYICFGGSYTTSDVLPSLEEQGVRQLYSKGPNIDFKKELRSLNGELQLHILELADILIERPSQYARRVEEISTVFKNLHHLLNSLRPHQARATLIHILELQIQRRKQAVEDIKRRREEARRLLNESLATLGGQ, from the exons ATGGCAACGGCAACATACCCACCACCCCCACCTTTTTACAGGCTTTACAAAGATTACACGCAAGACCCTCAGTCTGCTCCAGAGCCTCCACCACCAATTGAGGGAACTTATATTTGTTTTGGAGGCAGTTACACT acCAGTGATGTTCTACCAAGCTTGGAAGAACAAGGGGTGCGCCAACTCTATTCTAAAGGACCTAATATTG ATTTCAAGAAGGAGCTGAGATCACTTAATGGAGAACTGCAGCTACACATTTTGGAGCTTGCTGATATTCTTATTGAGAGACCATCACAATATGCAAGGAGAGTCGAAGAAATTTCAACCGTGTTCAAAAATTTACATCACCTTTTAAATTCACTGCGTCCTCATCAG GCGAGAGCAACTTTGATTCACATTTTGGAACTTCAGATACAGCGCCGTAAACAAGCTGTGGAGGACATAAAAAG GAGGAGAGAAGAAGCTCGAAGACTCCTTAACGAGTCGCTGGCAACACTTGGTGGCCAGTAA